One Desulfobulbus oligotrophicus DNA segment encodes these proteins:
- the bioB gene encoding biotin synthase BioB, translated as MDITVQQISDAVLAGTAIDRPAALSLLTADQQDLWQAADALRRHFMGDHFDLCSIINAKSGNCTENCRFCAQSARHHTGITTYQVIAEDEAMHQALDNDHFGVHRLSLVTSGHHLSADTLAALTRLYRQMTGATSMLFCASAGFLDQHTADTLYAAGVRRYHCNLEASQNYFPEVCTTHTWEEKVQTLRLAQETGMSLCSGGILGMGETMADRIDMAFELRDLGVKSIPINILTPIAGTPLAELVPLSTEEVLTTVALFRFINPDAVIRMAGGRQQLGDDQYRCFAAGANGAIVGNYLTTTGAGIADDLHRLAAMGFTFERPAL; from the coding sequence ATGGATATCACCGTTCAACAGATCTCAGACGCCGTCCTGGCCGGAACAGCGATTGACCGGCCGGCAGCCCTCAGCCTGCTCACTGCAGATCAACAGGATCTGTGGCAAGCCGCTGATGCTCTGCGTCGTCACTTTATGGGCGATCATTTCGACCTTTGCTCGATCATCAATGCCAAAAGCGGCAACTGTACAGAAAACTGCCGTTTCTGCGCACAATCGGCCAGACATCACACCGGTATCACCACCTACCAGGTCATTGCCGAAGATGAGGCCATGCACCAGGCACTGGACAACGACCACTTCGGTGTCCACCGCCTGTCCCTGGTGACCAGCGGCCATCATCTTTCCGCTGACACCCTGGCCGCACTGACCCGGCTCTACCGACAAATGACCGGGGCAACCTCCATGCTGTTCTGCGCCTCCGCAGGGTTTCTTGATCAGCACACCGCTGACACCCTGTACGCCGCCGGTGTCCGACGCTACCACTGTAACCTGGAGGCCTCACAGAATTACTTTCCAGAAGTCTGCACCACCCACACCTGGGAAGAAAAGGTCCAGACCCTGCGCCTGGCTCAAGAAACAGGCATGTCGCTCTGCTCCGGCGGTATTCTCGGGATGGGCGAAACAATGGCTGACCGGATTGACATGGCCTTTGAACTGCGGGATCTTGGCGTTAAATCAATCCCGATCAACATCCTCACCCCGATTGCCGGCACACCCTTGGCTGAGCTGGTACCGTTGTCAACAGAAGAGGTGCTGACCACAGTGGCTCTGTTCCGGTTTATTAATCCTGATGCGGTCATTCGCATGGCCGGCGGCCGGCAGCAGCTGGGCGACGACCAGTATCGCTGCTTTGCTGCCGGAGCAAACGGAGCCATTGTCGGTAACTACCTGACCACCACCGGTGCCGGGATTGCCGACGACCTGCACCGGCTCGCAGCCATGGGTTTTACTTTTGAGAGACCTGCTTTATGA
- the amrA gene encoding AmmeMemoRadiSam system protein A, producing MLTQQQGQLLIRLARQQIETHLGVSPSSPASQKELTDPALQEKRGIFVTLHKQGALRGCIGSLTAVESIVQGVQRQALNAAFHDQRFAPLTVDELPDLHIEVSVLTTPEPLVYRDVNELLEQLRPDIDGVILNGSGGTGATFLPQVWRQLPDAATFLDHLCRKAGLADTTWRSEQLTISTYQVQSFA from the coding sequence GTGCTTACACAACAACAAGGCCAACTGCTCATACGACTTGCCCGTCAGCAGATCGAAACCCATCTCGGGGTCTCCCCCTCTTCTCCTGCTTCTCAGAAGGAACTGACCGATCCGGCGCTCCAGGAAAAACGCGGTATCTTTGTCACTCTACATAAACAGGGTGCTCTGCGGGGATGCATCGGCAGCCTGACCGCAGTGGAATCGATTGTCCAGGGTGTGCAGCGACAGGCACTGAACGCAGCCTTCCATGATCAGCGTTTTGCTCCCCTGACCGTCGACGAGTTGCCGGACCTGCACATTGAGGTCTCGGTGCTGACCACACCTGAGCCGCTTGTGTACCGCGATGTGAACGAACTGCTTGAGCAGCTGCGGCCGGATATCGATGGTGTTATCCTCAACGGGTCGGGTGGTACCGGCGCCACCTTCCTGCCCCAGGTATGGCGGCAACTCCCGGATGCGGCAACATTTCTTGACCATCTCTGCCGCAAGGCCGGTTTAGCCGATACGACCTGGCGATCGGAACAACTGACCATCTCCACCTATCAGGTACAATCCTTTGCCTAG
- a CDS encoding LEA type 2 family protein has protein sequence MPYSQQHLKAFMFPLIACVLLFLSGCAALYGLKEDPKISVADIRIQDIRAMEGIFLIKLRVMNPNDVPLDLHGINCTLELNKRHFANGISDSSQTVPAFGSTVVPVEVYASVLDMVASVADLLHTAGKPSTKDKPVPYLLKGVVRIGVHGFKREVPFKSSGELSLKGLTPPR, from the coding sequence ATGCCTTATTCTCAACAGCACTTGAAAGCCTTCATGTTCCCTTTGATTGCGTGCGTGCTGCTGTTTTTGAGTGGTTGCGCTGCGCTGTACGGCCTGAAGGAAGATCCGAAAATTTCCGTGGCAGACATCCGAATTCAGGATATCCGGGCCATGGAGGGTATATTTCTGATTAAGCTGCGGGTGATGAACCCCAATGATGTCCCCCTTGACCTGCACGGTATCAACTGCACACTGGAACTCAACAAACGGCACTTTGCCAACGGCATCAGTGACAGCAGCCAGACAGTCCCTGCCTTTGGCAGTACAGTTGTACCGGTTGAGGTCTACGCCTCGGTACTTGATATGGTTGCCTCGGTGGCGGACCTGTTACACACCGCCGGAAAACCATCGACCAAGGACAAACCGGTTCCGTACCTGCTGAAGGGGGTTGTGCGTATCGGTGTGCACGGATTTAAACGGGAAGTGCCCTTCAAATCCTCTGGTGAGCTGTCCCTCAAAGGGCTGACACCACCCCGCTGA
- a CDS encoding Fic family protein, with translation MTYQPPYTITPAIVNLVAEISETIGRYTVLAEQKLAPRLRRENRIRTIQASLAIENNTLTLEQVTAVIEGKRVLGHPREIQEVLNAFATYEAMEGWNTGVEEDLLAAHALLMRGLVDETGRYRSGGVGIFRGEQLVHMAPPADRVPKLMADLLEWLENTAEHPLVAGCIFHYEFEFIHPFADGNGRMGRLWQTLILRNWKPLLAYLPVETVIRNRQEDYYRVLAVADSQADATPFVEFMLGALRDAVAEAVSTDQVTDQVTDQVAALIQAIGSGELGSNDLMQALDLSHRPTFRNNYLNPALEGAWIERTQPASPRSPTQRYRLTAQGRRWLQHHADK, from the coding sequence GTGACATATCAGCCGCCCTACACCATCACACCGGCGATAGTGAATCTGGTTGCCGAAATCAGTGAAACCATCGGGCGCTACACCGTGCTGGCCGAACAGAAGCTGGCTCCGCGCCTGCGCCGGGAAAACCGTATCCGTACCATCCAGGCCTCACTGGCCATCGAGAACAACACGCTTACCCTTGAACAGGTGACCGCTGTGATTGAGGGTAAACGGGTGTTGGGACATCCTCGCGAGATTCAGGAGGTGCTAAACGCCTTTGCGACCTACGAGGCTATGGAGGGCTGGAACACCGGTGTGGAGGAGGATCTGTTGGCGGCGCATGCGTTGTTGATGCGTGGTCTGGTGGATGAAACGGGTCGCTATCGATCCGGCGGGGTCGGCATCTTCCGGGGCGAGCAGTTGGTCCACATGGCTCCTCCTGCTGATCGTGTGCCCAAACTGATGGCGGATCTGCTGGAATGGCTGGAAAACACCGCCGAGCATCCCTTGGTAGCCGGTTGCATTTTTCACTACGAGTTCGAATTCATCCATCCCTTTGCCGACGGCAACGGCCGCATGGGTCGGTTGTGGCAAACCTTGATTCTCCGCAACTGGAAGCCGCTGCTGGCCTATCTGCCGGTGGAGACAGTGATCCGTAATCGCCAGGAAGATTATTACCGGGTACTTGCGGTGGCCGACAGCCAAGCGGATGCCACCCCTTTTGTTGAGTTCATGCTGGGTGCGTTACGCGATGCCGTGGCCGAAGCCGTGTCCACCGACCAAGTAACCGATCAAGTAACCGACCAAGTAGCGGCATTGATCCAGGCGATCGGAAGCGGCGAACTGGGCAGCAACGATTTGATGCAGGCTTTGGATTTGTCCCACCGCCCCACGTTTCGGAACAACTACCTCAACCCGGCCCTGGAAGGCGCATGGATCGAACGCACACAACCCGCTTCCCCGCGCAGCCCGACCCAGCGCTATCGGTTGACCGCTCAAGGCCGGCGTTGGCTGCAACACCATGCCGACAAGTAG
- a CDS encoding HNH endonuclease, which produces MLFAYTYVPHAMEKMQEFIDFIFFEVWCKAPIGLAFRLDLFENEPDLREVLSAFGFAANAPERGKQFYKDIKAIYELFAPLTSVQIGQFKQWYQANNDIEKVCANDPAVQIVRYVDIAAIHPDLSERLASFFKRLYSQQLLDLAALREKIGQIDEHYQAFMQTNTTGKCPFCGLSDIKGVRHTKREAYDHYLPKALYPFNSINFHNLVPTCHECNSAYKLSRDPACNAAGRRKAFYPYATGSHDIEITVDLNSPDIDRLTPADIQLTFGPATLHEEIETWKEIYGLNERYKAKLCGENDGKYWLMQVLDECQAYGKQPADILAMHAQQAKNCPYADCNFLRKPFLDACQLSGLFDAIAMEGAAP; this is translated from the coding sequence ATGCTGTTTGCCTATACCTATGTCCCCCATGCGATGGAGAAGATGCAGGAGTTTATCGACTTCATCTTTTTTGAGGTGTGGTGTAAAGCGCCTATCGGATTGGCTTTCCGTCTCGATCTGTTTGAAAACGAGCCAGACCTAAGAGAAGTTCTTTCAGCTTTTGGGTTTGCGGCGAATGCCCCCGAGCGTGGCAAGCAGTTTTACAAAGACATCAAAGCTATCTATGAACTTTTTGCTCCATTAACCTCGGTGCAGATCGGCCAGTTCAAACAATGGTACCAGGCCAACAATGACATCGAAAAGGTCTGTGCTAATGATCCGGCGGTTCAGATCGTCCGCTATGTCGATATCGCCGCCATCCATCCTGACCTAAGCGAACGACTGGCGTCATTTTTCAAGAGGCTCTATTCCCAACAACTGCTCGATCTTGCGGCGCTGCGGGAAAAGATCGGCCAGATTGATGAGCACTACCAGGCCTTTATGCAGACAAACACCACCGGCAAATGCCCGTTCTGTGGTCTTAGTGACATCAAGGGGGTACGCCACACCAAACGCGAGGCCTATGACCATTATTTGCCCAAGGCGCTTTATCCCTTCAATTCGATTAATTTCCACAACCTCGTCCCCACTTGCCACGAGTGCAACAGTGCCTACAAACTCAGCCGCGACCCGGCATGCAATGCCGCTGGTCGACGCAAGGCCTTCTATCCCTATGCGACCGGTTCCCACGATATCGAGATTACCGTTGATCTTAACAGCCCGGATATTGATCGTCTGACACCTGCCGACATCCAACTCACCTTTGGCCCGGCTACCCTCCACGAGGAGATCGAGACCTGGAAAGAGATCTATGGCCTCAATGAGCGTTACAAGGCTAAACTCTGTGGAGAAAACGACGGCAAGTACTGGTTGATGCAGGTACTCGACGAATGCCAGGCGTATGGCAAGCAACCCGCCGACATCTTGGCTATGCATGCCCAGCAGGCTAAAAACTGTCCGTACGCCGACTGCAATTTCCTCAGAAAACCTTTTCTCGACGCATGCCAGTTGTCCGGTCTGTTTGATGCCATTGCAATGGAGGGAGCCGCACCATGA